The nucleotide sequence GTCATTTTTAACGAATTTCATAAATTATTCGATCTCCAATACTTCAAAGTCTTCTTTTTGCTTCTCGTACTCAAAATAGTTACCCTCAACTGCCTCGACATATTCAATATTATATTGGCGGTCAGCTATTTTTGTCCGTACATCTCTTTCAGAGTCAGCTTCTACATAAATGGTTTGCGTTTTTTCGCGAACTGGTACTTGCTTGTTTGATTCCTGGAAGTAAACTTTAAAAATCATTAAAAATCTCTCTCCTTAAATTAACTTTTTCTTTATAGGCAATTTCCGATCAAACGCTTTGCAGATTTATGCGATTCCCTGTCTGATAAATTCCAAAGGTAGACGAACTCAAATAAGTAGGTAAAGCATAATTCTGTCAAAACAATATTCGAAATCAGCCAAATATAAAAATTAACAATGTTACCATTGTTATTATCCATCGTTCCATGTTTTCCGCTATTAACCAATTTACAATAAGGAAGGAGCCCTTCGCAAGTTTGAAGGGCTCAAAAAGTTAAGCGATTGTTTTTTTTCGAAGCAAATCTTTCCACTGTTTTAAAAGCTTCTTTCTTAGCTTCTTTAACATAGTGGATCATCTCCTTAGTTCTTATTTTAAACTATCCTTGTCCAAAGTAAAGTAAACAAGGAAAAGTTTAGCAAAGATTATTTTTCAAATTCCTATCTTTTTGTTTATATTATATGATGAAATAGCAAATTTTTTCATGGTTATTGATGGAATGACATAAATTGTCATATGTTTGACACAGAATTTCTTTTCTAATTTCTGTACACGCACCTATGAATTTGATAGACTACCGTGATTACATATAAAAAGCAAGGCTGATATCCAATGTTAATTGAGATAGCAATAGCGTATGGAAATATTTTCTCAACAAAATAAAATATACTTTCAAGAATAGCATCAAAGGAGAGAATCATGAGTAAAATCGTATTTTTTGATATTGATGGTACATTGCTGGACCATGATAAAAACCTGCCGTCGTCTGCAAAAGAGGCAATTAAAGCATTGAAGGAAAACAGTGTGTTCGTCGCCATTGCTACAGGAAGGGCTCCGTTCATGTTCGAAAGCCTTAGAAAAGAGCTGGACATTGATTCTTTTGTGAGCTTTAACGGACAATATGTTGTATTCGAAGGGGAGCCAATCTATAAGAATCCTTTGAACAATGATAAGATAGAAAAACTTTATTTAGAAGCATCTGATAAGGAACATCCAGTCGTTTTTATGAACCATATGACCATGAAATCATCAGTGAAGCACCACAGTTTTATCGAAAAGAGTCTTGGCGGACTGAAGTTTGCCCACCCTGAACATGACAATCGATTTTATGTAGACCGAGACCTCTACCAAACACTCTTGTTCTGTGAGGAAGGGCAGGAAAAGTATTATAGGGAAACCTACCCAGAATTTAACTTTATCAGGTGGCATCCATACTCTGTTGATATTCTGCCAGCAGGAGGGTCTAAAGCAGAAGGAATCAAGAAGATGGTGGACCGATTAGGTTTCAAACCGGAAGATGTATATGCTTTTGGTGATGGGTTGAATGATCTTGAGATGATTCAAGCAGTCGGCACGGGGGTTGCCATGGGCAATGCCGTACCAGAACTTAAGGAGCTGGCCAATAAGGTTACCCGAGATGTAGCTGACGACGGAATCTGGCATGGATTGAAAGAGTTGAAATTGATTTAGATCATTGCAATTCGAGAGTAAATGAAACAGGTTTGATGTGATATACCTGATGATGTTCTGTAGTGGTAGTTATTATGACAGGATGAATAAGAAAAACGGAAAAGCTGTCAAGATTACGCCTGAATTATGCCAGCTTCAAGCTTATTGATAGAGAAGTTGTCAAGAATACATCGGAATTATGACAGGTTGGAGGGGTAAACTGGAAAAGCTGTCAAGATTACGCTGGAATTATGACAGCTTCAAGCCTATTGATAGAGAAGCTGTCAAGAAAAGACCGGAATTTAGACAGGTTTGGCCGTAAAAGGCGAAAAGCTGTCAAGAAAAGGCTGTAATTCAGACACCTTGACTGTGAAAAGGAGAAAAGCTGTCAAGAAAAGACTGTAATTCAGACACCTTGGCTGTGAAAAGGAGAAAAGCTGTCAAGAAAACATCGGAATTCAGACAGGTTTACATGGTGAAAGTGGAATCCTGTCATAATTGAACTCCGATTTAGCCAAAGCATACAATATTACTAACGTAGTTAAAGCCACAAAAAAGCCGAATCATTCAGATTCGGCTTTTATCTTTCAACTGGTTTTGCATCGGGAACTTCGGCGAATGGATCTTGTTTATTAATGTGGTCGTAAAACATAATGCCATTCAGATGATCGATTTCGTGCTGGAAAACAATCGCTGGCAAGCCTTTCAAGCGAAGCTTTACTTCGTTTCCTTCAAGATTTACTCCTTTGACCGTTATTCTTGCATATCTCGGCACAAAACCTGGGATCGATTCATCAACTGACAGGCATCCTTCACCGGCTGCGAGGTAGGAACGTTCAACTGAATGGCTGATAATTTTTGGGTTGAAGAGGGCTTGGCTTAGTAGATTATCTTTTTCATCAGTAACATGAACAGCAATCATTCTTTTTGAAACATTTATTTGTGGTGCAGCAAGACCGATTCCAGGACGAAGTCCATGTTTTTGGGCAATCTCAGGGTCCTGGCTGTTTTTAACATATTCAATCAGGTTTTCAAGTACTGCCTTATCTTCCTGTGAAGGGGGCATTGGAACTTCTTCCGCGACTTTTCGGAGCACGGGATGTCCATCACGGACGATATCATTCATCGTCAACATAAACTTCACCTCTAGTATGTAATAATGTTAAGTCTAACAAATGAACAGTAAAAAGTTAACTAGAAAATGTTTAAAAGAGAGAGGTGTTTACCTCCCTCTTTCTCTCCCTTTAAAACTTCCAGCAGGCGCAGCCAACAATGATCAGAAGGATGAACAACACGACAATCAAAGCGAATCCATTGCCATACCCTGCTCCTGCAACCGGATAACCACATCCATATCCGTAACCGTGCATCAGGAAACCTCCTCAATTGTGTTTTTCGCCCGTTAATCGGTCGATTGCTATAGCCTATGCACAAGAAAATATTAAGTGTAGGCGTAAGCCTAGAGCATAAACACACTGGGGAATGAATATATTTAGGGAAAGGACAAGCATTTACCACTCCGATATGAACAATTAATTCCGCAAAATTTCATATCTATTGTCAAATCTCGCCGCAATCGCTATAGTAAAATTGGTATCAATGAGGAGGTTATTATTTTGTCCATTTTTAAAAAAATAAGTTTAGCTATTATAATGATGGCTGGAGTTTTAAGTCTAGCTGGGTGTCTGGACAAGCAATCACCAGAGGAAAAAATGTTTGAAGCACTTGAGAAGGTCGTTTCAATTGAAAAAGGGTTCGAGGATCAGCAGGATCCGCTTGTAGAGCTGGAAAAGAAGGAAAAGGAAATATATGAGCAAATCATTTCACTCGGAATGAAGGAATATGACCAAATTGTTAAGCTGGCAGATGAGGCATTGGCTATAGCTGACAAACGTGCAGAACATATTGATAAGGAAAAAGAAAGTATAGATGAATCCGAAAAAGAGTTTGGGAATGTGGACAAGATCATCGACGAAATAGATGACCCTAAACTGAAGAAGCAGGCAACTGAACTGCAGGCGACTATGAAAGAAAGATATGAAATCCATGATAAGCTTTACAAAAACTACAAACAAGGTCTTCAATTTGACAAAGAGCTTTATGAAATGCTTAAAGATAAGGAATTAAGCTTTGAAAAACTCGAAGAACAAATCAATAAAGTAAATGAAGTGTATGAAACTGTATTGAATAATAATCAGGAATTCAATGAAAAGACTGACCAGTATAATCAAGAAAAAATGAATTTTTACAAAAAAGCTGGTATAGAAGTTAGCTCGGAAAAGGAAAAGTAATAAGTGTGATGTAAGCCGCTTTTGTAAAAGCGGCTTTTTGTTTTGCTTTTGAGAGGAACGCCCCCTGCGGAGAGGGAAACCTGCTAAAGGTTTATATCAATGCCAAATGCCTTCTTAAGCCATATAAATACCGTTTTACAGAACTAATACAGTTTGAATTAAAAGCAATTTATTATAGTACAGTAATTAATAAACAGTAATACAGTTGCTTTTTTGAGATAATAACATACCGATAGTGAATAAAATTAAAAAAGATGAAACATAGTATTTGACGGACATATTTTCGTGATGTAAACTAAAAAACGAATGAGTGAATTGTATTAATCTATTTTTGTTTTTTATTGATACAGCATTTTTGATACAAGAATGGAGAAATAAAAGTTTTTTTATAGTAAATCTGTGGAAAACTAAAGAATGGTGTGTTCATAAGTGTTCAGTGCAAAAGTTTTTTTGAAAAACCTTCCTGAATCATTCATGATCGGCCAAGAAAACAATTCAGCTCTGACATGTATTTAGAAACCCGGGGAAGTTTATCCTGATATTGGGTAACCTATTTTTGTATATTCAATTAAAATTTATGAAGCATGAAAGGAAGAGGTGGCTCTGATGGCATCTAAAACAAAAAACAACACTGTTGATGCAATGAAGCAGCTCGAAAAGATTGAAAGCCAATTTGAAATGTTCCAGATTTTGAATGAAGAGGGCGAAGTCGTAAATGAAGCGGCAATGCCTGAGCTTTCAGACGAGCAATTACAAGAATTAATGAAGCGTATGGTTTATACAAGGATTCTGGATCAGCGTTCAATTTCATTGAACCGCCAGGGACGCCTAGGATTCTATGCTCCTACAGCAGGACAGGAAGCTTCCCAGCTTGCATCTCAATTTGCACTTGAGAAAGAAGACTTTATCCTTCCAGGATATCGTGATGTTCCCCAAATGATTTGGCACGGACTTCCACTTACGCAAGCATTCTTATTCTCACGCGGGCACTTCAAGGGTAATCAAATACCTGAAGGTGTAAATGTAATCTCACCACAAATCATCATTGGTGCTCAGTACATCCAGGCTGCAGGTGTAGCGCTTGGAATGAAGAAGCGCGGAACGCAGGCAGTAGCTGTTACTTACACAGGTGATGGCGGTTCATCTCAAGGTGACTTCTATGAAGGAATCAACTTTGCAGGTGCATACAAAGCGCCGGCAATCTTCTTCGTTCAGAACAACCGTTTCGCGATTTCTACTCCAGTTGAAAAGCAAACTGCTGCTCAGACAATTGCTCAAAAAGCTGTTGCTGCTGGTATTCCTGGTATTCAGGTTGACGGTATGGACCCGCTTGCAGTTTACGCAGTTACTCTTGAAGCACGTAAGCGCGCAGTTAACGGAGAAGGCCCAACATTGATCGAAACAATGACTTACCGTTACGGTCCACATACAATGGCTGGTGATGATCCAACTCGTTACCGTACATCTGATCTGGACAATGAATGGGAAAAGAAAGATCCATTAGTACGTTTCCGTAAGTTCTTGGAAAAGAAAAACCTATGGACTGAAGATATGGAAAACGAAACAATCGAAAAAGCAAAAGAAGAAATCAAAAACGCTATCAAAGAAGCGGATGATACTCCTAAGCAAAAAGTAACTGACCTTATGGAAATCATGTATGAAGAAATGCCAGACTACTTAAAAGAACAGTATGAAATATATAAAGAGAAGGAGTCGAAGTAAGCCATGGCTCAAATGACAATGATTCAAGCAATTACAGACGCTCTTCGCGTAGAGATGAAGAACGATCCAAACGTACTTGTATTCGGGGAAGACGTAGGCGTTAACGGCGGTGTATTCCGTGCGACTGAAGGCCTTCAAAATGAATTTGGAGAAGACCGTGTATTTGATACACCGCTAGCAGAATCCGGAATTGGCGGATTGGCGATTGGTCTTGCGCTTCAAGGTTACCGTCCTGTTCCTGAAATCCAATTCTTCGGCTTTGTTTTCGAAGTAATGGATTCTATTGCAGGGCAAATGGCTCGTATGCGCTACCGTTCAGGCGGCCGCTACAGCTCACCAGTAACAATCCGTTCACCATTTGGCGGTGGCGTACATACTCCAGAGATGCACGCTGACAGCCTTGAAGGAATGGTTGCACAGCAGCCGGGCCTAAAGGTCGTTATCCCATCAACTCCATATGATGCAAAAGGATTACTGATTTCATCCATCCGTGATAACGATCCAGTCATTTTCCTTGAGCACATGAAGCTTTACCGCTCTTTCCGTCAGGAAGTACCGGAAGAAGAATACACAATTCCGCTAGGAAAAGCAGATGTTAAGCGTGAAGGAAAAGACCTGTCCATTATTACTTATGGTGCAATGGTTCACGAATCATTAAAAGCAGCTGAAGAGCTTGAAAAAGACGGATACTCTGTAGAAGTAATCGACTTAAGAACAGTAATGCCTTTCGACATTGAAACAATCATTGCTTCTGTTGAAAAAACAGGAAGAGCAATTGTTGTGCAGGAAGCTCAAAAACAGGCTGGTATGGCTGGACAGATTGTTGCAGAAATCAACGATCGTGCAATCCTTAGCCTTGAGGCACCAGTATTGCGTGTAGCAGCTCCAGATACAGTTTTTGCATTCTCTCAAGCAGAATCTGTTTGGCTGCCTAACTACAAAGATGTAATTGCAACAGCTAAAAAAGTACTTACATTCTAATTAAATGCTGAAATTATAAAGTTTGAAAAAACTTAGGAGGGTGAATTCCATTGGCATTCCAATTTAAGCTGCCAGACATCGGTGAAGGTATTCACGAAGGTGAAATAGTCAAGTGGTTCGTGAAGCCTGGCGAAAAAGTTCAGGAAGACGATGTACTTTGCGAAGTGCAAAATGACAAAGCGGTTGTTGAAATTCCTTCACCTGTCGCTGGTACAGTCGAAGAAGTTTTAGTAGAAGAAGGAACAGTAGCAACAGTAGGACAGGTTCTTGTAACGTTCGATGCTCCTGGCTACGAGCACCTTAAATTCAAAGGTGAAGAAGAGGATGCTCCTGCTGAGCAGCCTAAACAGGAAAAGACAGAAGCACAGGTTCAGTCTACAATGGAATCTGGTCAAAAAATTGAAAAAGAAGCAGCAGATGCTCCTGCTCCTGCAGGTCAGACTGGTGCTGGCGCAGCGGCTGCACCACAAGCTGAGGTTGATCCTGACCGCCGAATCGTCGCAATGCCATCAGTCCGTAAGTACGCGCGTGAAAAAGGCGTTGATATCCGTCAGGTTGCTGGTTCAGGCAAGAATGGCCGCATCGTTAAAGATGATATCGACAACTTCCTAAGCGGAGGCGCTCCTGCAGCGGCTGCACCGCAAGCAGATCAAGCTCAGGCAGCTCAAGCTGAAGCTGAAGAGGCACCAAAAGCCGCAGCGGCTCAGGCTATTCCAGAAGGACAATATCCTGAAACGCGCGAAAAAATGAGCGGAATCAGAAAAGCAATCGCTAAGGCAATGGTTAACTCCAAGCATACAGCTCCACACGTTACTTTGATGGACGAAGTAGACGTAACGAAGCTTGTCGCACATCGCAAGAAGTTCAAAGAAGTTGCTGCAGAAAAAGGAATCAAGCTTACATTCCTTCCTTATGTGGTAAAAGCATTAACAAGCGCATTGCGTGAATACCCAGCGTTGAACACATCTCTTGATGATGCAACAAGCGAAATCGTTCACAAGCACTATTATAATATTGGTATTGCAGCAGACACAGAAAAAGGCCTGCTTGTACCAGTTGTAAAAGACGCTGACCGTAAATCTGTGTTCTCTATCTCTAATGAGATCAATGAACTTGCAGGCAAAGCTCGTGATGGCAAGCTTGCGCCAGATGAAATGAAGGGTGCTTCTTGCACAATCACGAACATCGGATCTGCTGGCGGACAATGGTTCACACCAGTTATCAACCATCCAGAAGTAGCGATCCTGGGAAT is from Mesobacillus boroniphilus and encodes:
- a CDS encoding DNA-dependent RNA polymerase subunit epsilon; its protein translation is MIFKVYFQESNKQVPVREKTQTIYVEADSERDVRTKIADRQYNIEYVEAVEGNYFEYEKQKEDFEVLEIE
- a CDS encoding Cof-type HAD-IIB family hydrolase — encoded protein: MSKIVFFDIDGTLLDHDKNLPSSAKEAIKALKENSVFVAIATGRAPFMFESLRKELDIDSFVSFNGQYVVFEGEPIYKNPLNNDKIEKLYLEASDKEHPVVFMNHMTMKSSVKHHSFIEKSLGGLKFAHPEHDNRFYVDRDLYQTLLFCEEGQEKYYRETYPEFNFIRWHPYSVDILPAGGSKAEGIKKMVDRLGFKPEDVYAFGDGLNDLEMIQAVGTGVAMGNAVPELKELANKVTRDVADDGIWHGLKELKLI
- the def gene encoding peptide deformylase, which translates into the protein MLTMNDIVRDGHPVLRKVAEEVPMPPSQEDKAVLENLIEYVKNSQDPEIAQKHGLRPGIGLAAPQINVSKRMIAVHVTDEKDNLLSQALFNPKIISHSVERSYLAAGEGCLSVDESIPGFVPRYARITVKGVNLEGNEVKLRLKGLPAIVFQHEIDHLNGIMFYDHINKQDPFAEVPDAKPVER
- a CDS encoding YjcZ family sporulation protein codes for the protein MHGYGYGCGYPVAGAGYGNGFALIVVLFILLIIVGCACWKF
- a CDS encoding YkyA family protein, with product MSIFKKISLAIIMMAGVLSLAGCLDKQSPEEKMFEALEKVVSIEKGFEDQQDPLVELEKKEKEIYEQIISLGMKEYDQIVKLADEALAIADKRAEHIDKEKESIDESEKEFGNVDKIIDEIDDPKLKKQATELQATMKERYEIHDKLYKNYKQGLQFDKELYEMLKDKELSFEKLEEQINKVNEVYETVLNNNQEFNEKTDQYNQEKMNFYKKAGIEVSSEKEK
- the pdhA gene encoding pyruvate dehydrogenase (acetyl-transferring) E1 component subunit alpha; this translates as MASKTKNNTVDAMKQLEKIESQFEMFQILNEEGEVVNEAAMPELSDEQLQELMKRMVYTRILDQRSISLNRQGRLGFYAPTAGQEASQLASQFALEKEDFILPGYRDVPQMIWHGLPLTQAFLFSRGHFKGNQIPEGVNVISPQIIIGAQYIQAAGVALGMKKRGTQAVAVTYTGDGGSSQGDFYEGINFAGAYKAPAIFFVQNNRFAISTPVEKQTAAQTIAQKAVAAGIPGIQVDGMDPLAVYAVTLEARKRAVNGEGPTLIETMTYRYGPHTMAGDDPTRYRTSDLDNEWEKKDPLVRFRKFLEKKNLWTEDMENETIEKAKEEIKNAIKEADDTPKQKVTDLMEIMYEEMPDYLKEQYEIYKEKESK
- a CDS encoding alpha-ketoacid dehydrogenase subunit beta, encoding MAQMTMIQAITDALRVEMKNDPNVLVFGEDVGVNGGVFRATEGLQNEFGEDRVFDTPLAESGIGGLAIGLALQGYRPVPEIQFFGFVFEVMDSIAGQMARMRYRSGGRYSSPVTIRSPFGGGVHTPEMHADSLEGMVAQQPGLKVVIPSTPYDAKGLLISSIRDNDPVIFLEHMKLYRSFRQEVPEEEYTIPLGKADVKREGKDLSIITYGAMVHESLKAAEELEKDGYSVEVIDLRTVMPFDIETIIASVEKTGRAIVVQEAQKQAGMAGQIVAEINDRAILSLEAPVLRVAAPDTVFAFSQAESVWLPNYKDVIATAKKVLTF
- a CDS encoding dihydrolipoamide acetyltransferase family protein is translated as MAFQFKLPDIGEGIHEGEIVKWFVKPGEKVQEDDVLCEVQNDKAVVEIPSPVAGTVEEVLVEEGTVATVGQVLVTFDAPGYEHLKFKGEEEDAPAEQPKQEKTEAQVQSTMESGQKIEKEAADAPAPAGQTGAGAAAAPQAEVDPDRRIVAMPSVRKYAREKGVDIRQVAGSGKNGRIVKDDIDNFLSGGAPAAAAPQADQAQAAQAEAEEAPKAAAAQAIPEGQYPETREKMSGIRKAIAKAMVNSKHTAPHVTLMDEVDVTKLVAHRKKFKEVAAEKGIKLTFLPYVVKALTSALREYPALNTSLDDATSEIVHKHYYNIGIAADTEKGLLVPVVKDADRKSVFSISNEINELAGKARDGKLAPDEMKGASCTITNIGSAGGQWFTPVINHPEVAILGIGRIAEKPVVKEGEIVAAPVLALSLSFDHRMIDGATAQHALNHIKRLLNDPELLLMEG